A single genomic interval of Pangasianodon hypophthalmus isolate fPanHyp1 chromosome 8, fPanHyp1.pri, whole genome shotgun sequence harbors:
- the prkg1l gene encoding cGMP-dependent protein kinase 1, whose protein sequence is MGTLRDLQFALQLKIEELRQRDALIDELELELDAKDDLIRRLQGELDRLRVTLSAPGSATGQHRASSVRVKRRSVITEPTNLDPNLILQNPPMSHSKTQESQRVIEMALRENEWLKYVGRELSDLVDCAYPTTAAQGARLIQEGDEASQSFILEEGKLELSRAGQKLHIIEAGTLFGELALLYNYTCTSTVTALMSSKLWVIERQTFQRIMQRSSVLRITQSVDVLRSVPLLCALPEDKLIKISDALQECHYSDGDYIVRHGIPGDTFFIVSSGQVRVLERRSVSEDSVCVSILSRGDSFGDRALKGEVSRSLSVVSAGDVTCLVINRESVVRFIGASVDTKENGNNEPKARTPDGGDGMCHVSLSDVQVLCNVGEGRYSHTQLVHLKNDTSCVFVLKVISKHALVSSGNRARILTEKQILMDARCPFIVRLYCTFRDAKCLYMLKEACLGGDLWNLLRERGPFDENAVRFYTTCAVEALRFLHGQGIIHRDLKPENVLLDQKGYAKLAGFSSAKQLGSRQRTWSFCGSAAYQAPEIILHKGHGVMADLWALGVFVYELLDGSPPFSGPDQLKICAAVLKGIDAVEFPEAISNPAADFIKRLCRENPTERLGQRNGVRDIQGHKWFEGFDWDAVCKGSHTPPILPHVQGFLDCSSSEIHTDSSPVDDSDWDKDF, encoded by the exons ATGGGTACTCTCAGAGATCTTCAGTTTGCGCTCCAGCTGAAGATTGAAGAGCTGCGTCAGAGAGACGCTCTGATTGACGAACTCGAGCTGGAGCTCGACGCCAAAGACGATCTCATCCGGCGTCTTCAGGGCGAGCTCGACCGCCTTAGGGTCACTCTCAGCGCTCCCGGATCTGCCACAG GGCAACATCGTGCTTCATCTGTAAGGGTGAAGAGAAGATCTGTGATTACAGAGCCTACAAACCTGGACCCAAATCTGATCTTGCAGAATCCTCCCATGAGCCACAGCAAGACCCAGGA GTCTCAGCGAGTGATCGAGATGGCACTAAGGGAGAATGAGTGGCTGAAGTATGTAGGGAGGGAGTTATCAGACCTGGTGGATTGTGCGTACCCCACTACGGCTGCCCAGGGAGCCCGACTCATTCAAGAGGGCGATGAGGCGTCTCAATCCTTCATACTGGAAg AGGGAAAACTCGAGCTATCCAGGGCTGGCCAGAAGCTGCACATTATTGAAGCTGGAACACTCTTTGGAGAGCTGGCCCTGCTTTACAACTACACCTGCACTTCTACTGTTAcag cactGATGAGCAGTAAGCTGTGGGTGATTGAGCGTCAGACGTTTCAGAGAATCATGCAGAGGAGCAGCGTTCTCCGCATCACTCAGTCTGTGGATGTTCTCCGCAG TGTGCCATTGCTCTGCGCCTTACCAGAGGATAAGCTCATTAAAATCTCAGACGCTCTGCAAGAG TGTCATTACAGCGATGGTGACTACATTGTGAGACATGGCATTCCCGGAGACACCTTCTTCATCGTGAGCAGTGGCCAG GTGCGAGTGTTAGAGAGGCGCTCGGTCAgtgaggacagtgtgtgtgtgtccatcctCTCCAGAGGAGACAGCTTTGGGGACAGAGCTCTGAAAGG agaggTGTCAAGGTCTTTGAGTGTTGTTTCTGCAGGTGATGTCACATGTCTGGTCATAAACAGAGA GTCTGTCGTGAGGTTTATAGGAGCATCTGTAGACACAAAGGAGAATGGAAACAATGAGCCGAAAGCCAG GACTCCAGACGGAGGCGATGGAATGTGCCATGTCTCACTCAGTGATGTTCAGGTGCTGTGTAATGTTGGAGAAGGACGGTACAGCCACACACAACTG GTACATTTGAAGAATGACaccagctgtgtgtttgtgctgaagGTGATAAGTAAACATGCTTTAGTGAGCTCAGGCAACAGAGCACGCATCCTCACCGAAAAGCAAATCCTGATGGACGCCCGTTGTCCTTTCATTGTCAG GTTATATTGTACCTTTAGGGATGCAAAGTGCCTCTATATGttgaaggaggcgtgtctgGGTGGAGATCTGTGGAATTTACTAAGAGAGAG GGGTCCATTTGATGAAAACGCGGTCCGTTTCTACACAACCTGTGCAGTGGAGGCTTTGAGATTCCTCCACGGCCAAGGCATCATCCACAGAGACCTGAAACCAGAGAACGTGCTGCTGGATCAGAAAGGATACGCCAAACTG gcaggCTTCAGCTCTGCTAAGCAGCTTGGTTCTCGCCAGAGAACCTGGTCATTCTGTGGCTCAGCAGCTTACCAGGCTCCAGAGATCATTCTGCACAAGGGTCATGGTGTGATGGCAGATTTGTGGGCTTTAGGAGTCTTTGTTTATGAGTTACTCGATGGCAG TCCTCCATTCTCAGGCCCAGATCAGCTAAAGATCTGTGCAGCAGTTTTGAAGGGAATCGATGCTGTAGAGTTCCCAGAGGCCATCAGCAATCCTGCGGCTGATTTCATCAAACGGCTCTGCAG AGAGAATCCCACAGAGAGACTGGGCCAGAGGAACGGGGTCAGAGACATCCAAGGACACAA GTGGTTTGAAGGATTTGATTGGGATGCTGTGTGTAAAGGCTCACACACTCCACCTATATTACCACAT GTTCAAGGCTTTTTGGATTGTTCCAGCAGTGAGATTCACACAGATTCATCACCAGTAGATGACTCAGACTGGGACAAAGACTTCTGA